The following are from one region of the Ischnura elegans chromosome 12, ioIscEleg1.1, whole genome shotgun sequence genome:
- the LOC124168751 gene encoding uncharacterized protein LOC124168751 produces MTPHREFFNTFKELRGSVALGKGRADVKGVGTVNVNLTEACGGWTLGLTRVLYVPELECNLISLKRLADNGIRVTFDKNSAIGSDDGVPLFTARESGGLYLLDCKEES; encoded by the coding sequence ATGACGCCGCATCGTGAATTTTTCAACACCTTCAAGGAACTGCGTGGGTCTGTAGCTTTGGGCAAGGGGAGAGCGGACGTTAAAGGAGTTGGAACTGTTAACGTCAATTTGACAGAAGCATGTGGAGGTTGGACATTGGGATTGACCAGAGTGCTGTATGTACCCGAACTGGAGTGCAACCTGATCTCTTTGAAGCGCCTAGCTGACAATGGAATTAGAGTTACGTTTGATAAGAACAGCGCTATTGGTTCCGACGATGGCGTACCTCTATTTACTGCTCGTGAGTCAGGTGGTCTGTATTTACTAGACTGCAAAGAGGAATCATGA